The genomic interval CCCCGTCGGCTGGCTCTCCCGCGAGGAGCTGAAACCGGGCCACGTCCCGGACGGCGAGAGCCTGCTCGTCGTTCAGATGGGCCACGACTGGTCGGGCGAGCGCATCGACGACGACCCCGACCAGGTGCTCCGGGAGTCGGTCGGCCACGCCACCGAACTGCTGGCCGACGACGCGTTCGCCGACCCGGACTGGACCGACCATCAGGGCTGGCGATACGCGCTCCCGGACGGGGGCGTGACGGGCGACACTCACCGCGACTGTGAGGATGCTGGGCTCTACTTCGCGGGCGACTGGGTCGTCGGGGAGTCGCGCGTCCACGCCGCCCTCGCGAACGGCCTGGAGGTCGGCGAGCGCGTCGCGTCGTCGGAGTGAACGGACTCCTTCTTGTCTCTCTGTGCGACGAGTAGCGTCGCGACCCGCCCGCGTGCGAGGTTTTTTCTCTCCACTCGCAGACTGGTAGACGACATCATGCAACAGGGAGGGTCTCCGTGCTGACCGAACGCGAGGGCGGCGACGTCGGGTTGCTCGACGCCGTCGCCATCGAGGTCGGTCTGGTCGTCGGCGGTGCGCTGTTCAGCCTGACTGGCGTCGCCACCGGTATCGCCGGGACAGGGGTGTTCGTCTCGTTCGCGCTCGCGTTCGGCGTCGTCGTTCTGGGGCTGGTGCCGACGGCGATGCTCGGCGCGGCGTTCCCGACCACGGGCGGGAACTACCGGTACCCCCGCGAGTTCGTCTCGCCGTTCGTCGCCTTCCTCGCCGCCTGGGGTCTCGGCGTGAGCATGTTCGGCGGCGGCCTGCCGCTGTACGCGCTCACGTTCGGCGGCTACGTCGAGTCGCTCGTGGCGGTCGACCCGGTGCTCGTCGGTCTCGTCGTCCTCACCGCGTTCTTCCTGCTCAACCTCGCGGGTATCCGTACCGCCGCCCGCGCCCAGGTCCTGCTGTTCGTCGCTCTCGTCGCCGCGCTGGGCGTGTTCGTGGTCGTCGGCGCACCCGCCGTCGACGCGGCGAACCTGACGCCACCGTTCTCGACGGGCGCGACCGGTCTCGTCGCCGGGGCGGCCATCCTCTACTTCGTCTGTCTCGGCGCGAACTTCGTCGTCGACATCGGCGGCGACGTCCGTGAGGCGACGGTGACGCTCCCGCAGTCGCTCGCCATCAGCGTCCCGCTCGTCCTCTGCCTGTACGTGGCGACGGCCGTCGTCGCCGTCGGTTCGGTGGGCGTCGACGCGCTCGCGAACGAGGAACTGACCGTCCCCGCGGAGGCCTTCCTCTCGCCCGGCCTGCGAACGTTCTTCGTGGTCGGTGGCGCGCTGTTCGCCATCACGACGAGCATCAACGCGGTGTACATCATCGTCCCGAAGTACCTCGACGCGCTGGCGGCCGACGGACTCGTCCCGGCGGTGCTGGCGGAGACGAACGAGCGCTTCGGCACCGCCCACTGGGGGCTGACGCTGGTGTACCTCCTCTCGGTCGCCGCGCTGGTCAGTCCGCTCCCGGTCGCCGACCTCGGGACGCTGCTCGGGTTCGGCG from Halomarina salina carries:
- a CDS encoding APC family permease — translated: MLTEREGGDVGLLDAVAIEVGLVVGGALFSLTGVATGIAGTGVFVSFALAFGVVVLGLVPTAMLGAAFPTTGGNYRYPREFVSPFVAFLAAWGLGVSMFGGGLPLYALTFGGYVESLVAVDPVLVGLVVLTAFFLLNLAGIRTAARAQVLLFVALVAALGVFVVVGAPAVDAANLTPPFSTGATGLVAGAAILYFVCLGANFVVDIGGDVREATVTLPQSLAISVPLVLCLYVATAVVAVGSVGVDALANEELTVPAEAFLSPGLRTFFVVGGALFAITTSINAVYIIVPKYLDALAADGLVPAVLAETNERFGTAHWGLTLVYLLSVAALVSPLPVADLGTLLGFGGIFLIVPVMLAAVRAVRRRPDAFERVPSFVGRRATTVLAVSAVACNALLFVVLATQSPVVCAAWVGLVVVGAGYYLARTRFGRREREAEPLVEGSA